A region from the Magnetococcus sp. PR-3 genome encodes:
- a CDS encoding phage portal protein family protein → MSNITGTLHGYKPPKLDSPQTARVAPEVSSWEETIPSNLTPHHLASLLKAAEGGDLVAQANLWDAMEDRWPHLQSEIEKREGMISSAEWVLVPPADASDAERQAATTTEAQIRALDDQEDLPLGMMSAVGRGFAPMEIVWGLDAKGYHRPTRITRRAQQLFQVHAHGVEQSLRLRHKDKSEGVALRQLNWIIHRHSSKPRGLTRGGLYRPLALFFVLAHMTLRDLSEFLEIYGIPVKLGVHPGNASKEQVAALLRAIRAIGRMAAGTIPSTMDVRFEEAAKGSADPFTAMWELCNKEASKLILGGTLTSQADGKSSTNALGQVHNEVRHDLALRDGRQIGSTLTAQLVRPMVALNFGIAPERAPRWVWKWPKKIDVGKVATGLTQASKLAPVPLAHFYGATGIPEPKDGEPVIYLPPQTGGQQTNSKQTEKQTQTTLAAEQGCDCCTTTALTAGDPAPEEDWEADLETALEGDWQAVNRELVGTPLAAMEGAGSFEQATAALDALMQSMPADQQTQWLATATLTARGLGEDDEDHGDEDAQD, encoded by the coding sequence ATGAGCAACATCACCGGCACCCTGCATGGCTACAAACCACCCAAGCTGGACAGCCCCCAAACCGCCCGTGTGGCACCGGAGGTCAGTAGCTGGGAGGAGACCATCCCCAGCAACCTAACCCCCCACCATCTGGCCAGCCTGCTTAAGGCTGCCGAGGGTGGCGATCTGGTGGCCCAGGCCAATCTTTGGGACGCCATGGAGGATCGTTGGCCACACCTGCAATCTGAGATAGAAAAACGAGAGGGCATGATTAGTTCGGCGGAGTGGGTGCTTGTACCCCCTGCCGATGCCAGCGATGCCGAACGGCAGGCCGCCACCACCACCGAGGCGCAGATCCGCGCCCTGGATGATCAGGAGGATCTGCCCCTGGGTATGATGTCCGCCGTGGGTCGTGGCTTTGCCCCCATGGAGATCGTCTGGGGATTGGATGCCAAGGGCTACCACCGCCCCACCCGCATTACCCGCCGTGCCCAGCAGCTGTTTCAAGTCCACGCACACGGGGTAGAGCAGTCCCTCAGGCTGCGCCATAAAGATAAGAGCGAAGGGGTAGCGCTGCGCCAACTTAACTGGATCATCCACCGCCACAGCAGCAAACCCAGGGGTTTGACGCGGGGTGGCCTCTACCGCCCCTTGGCCCTCTTTTTTGTGCTGGCCCATATGACCCTGCGGGATCTCTCCGAATTCCTGGAGATCTACGGCATCCCGGTCAAGCTGGGAGTCCATCCTGGCAACGCCAGCAAAGAGCAGGTGGCGGCACTGCTGCGGGCCATCCGTGCCATTGGCCGTATGGCGGCGGGCACCATCCCCAGCACTATGGATGTCAGGTTTGAGGAGGCCGCCAAGGGTAGCGCCGACCCCTTCACCGCCATGTGGGAGCTGTGCAACAAGGAGGCCTCCAAGCTGATCCTGGGCGGCACCCTGACCAGTCAGGCCGATGGTAAATCCAGCACCAACGCCTTGGGGCAGGTACACAACGAGGTGCGTCATGATCTGGCCCTGCGGGATGGCCGTCAGATCGGCAGCACCCTCACCGCCCAGCTGGTGCGCCCCATGGTGGCCCTTAACTTTGGCATCGCCCCAGAGCGTGCCCCCAGGTGGGTCTGGAAGTGGCCCAAAAAGATCGATGTGGGCAAGGTGGCCACCGGTCTGACTCAGGCGTCCAAGCTGGCACCGGTACCTCTGGCGCACTTCTACGGGGCAACGGGCATCCCAGAACCCAAGGATGGCGAACCGGTGATCTATCTACCACCCCAGACAGGGGGCCAGCAGACAAACAGCAAACAAACAGAGAAACAAACACAAACAACCCTGGCCGCTGAACAGGGTTGCGACTGCTGCACCACCACCGCCCTAACCGCTGGCGATCCTGCCCCAGAGGAGGATTGGGAGGCAGATCTGGAGACCGCCCTGGAGGGGGACTGGCAGGCGGTCAACCGCGAGCTGGTGGGCACTCCCCTGGCCGCTATGGAGGGAGCAGGATCCTTTGAGCAGGCCACCGCCGCCCTGGATGCCTTGATGCAGAGCATGCCAGCAGATCAGCAGACCCAGTGGCTGGCCACCGCCACCCTGACCGCCCGTGGCCTGGGTGAGGATGACGAAGATCACGGCGACGAAGATGCCCAAGACTAA
- a CDS encoding terminase large subunit domain-containing protein: MFPDALPMQANAPDVLLYYQQHVNKVVLKSTVVIVEKSRRIGITWGIAALATLTAAAAKVANGQNVYYIGYEKEMTREFIDTCAMWAKAWDHAVSEIQEEEVLDKDTNGNAQKIQAFRITFASGFSILALSSSPRNLRGRQGLVIIDEAAFHDDLAELMKAALALLMWGGRVVVVSTHNGENNPFNGLVNDCRSGRKPYALIRITLEDAVEQGLYKRICLVKGIEWTQEGENRWVENLYDEYGDDANEELKVIPKSGSGRWLNRMLVEGNAKIRPIKRWQPPEGMADWDEGRAARETKDWIESYLTPTLRVLNREHRHAVGVDVGRVSDLTIIWVEERTRVLKTDARMVIELSKAPFSVQRQIIKHIANHLPQFSGLGIDGRGLGMQIAEELTTAYGQTLVHTVQATREWYRNHMPPVKADLEDRTTVLPRDVSIIDDFLSIVLVDNIPTIPKTKTKDANSGGTRHGDAVVSKALCRYAWAQELPTTDMGQAKPVNTAQGWGDDKAWDDDEERDWVTL, encoded by the coding sequence ATGTTCCCGGATGCTTTACCCATGCAGGCCAACGCCCCGGATGTGCTGCTCTATTACCAGCAGCACGTCAACAAGGTGGTGTTGAAATCCACCGTCGTCATCGTTGAAAAATCCCGACGTATTGGTATCACTTGGGGTATCGCCGCCCTGGCCACCCTGACCGCTGCTGCGGCTAAGGTAGCCAATGGTCAAAACGTCTACTACATCGGCTATGAAAAGGAGATGACGCGGGAGTTTATCGACACCTGCGCCATGTGGGCCAAGGCCTGGGACCATGCCGTCTCGGAGATCCAGGAAGAGGAGGTGTTGGATAAGGATACCAACGGCAATGCCCAGAAGATCCAGGCCTTTCGCATCACCTTTGCCAGCGGTTTTTCCATCCTTGCATTAAGCTCCAGCCCCCGAAATCTACGGGGTCGTCAGGGTCTGGTGATCATTGACGAAGCGGCCTTCCATGATGACTTGGCCGAACTGATGAAAGCCGCCCTGGCCCTGCTTATGTGGGGTGGTCGGGTGGTAGTGGTCTCCACCCATAATGGTGAAAACAACCCTTTCAATGGGTTGGTCAATGACTGCCGGTCGGGCCGCAAGCCCTACGCACTCATCCGCATCACCCTGGAGGATGCAGTTGAACAGGGGCTCTACAAGCGGATCTGTCTGGTTAAGGGGATTGAGTGGACCCAGGAAGGTGAAAACCGCTGGGTTGAAAATCTCTATGATGAGTATGGCGATGATGCGAATGAAGAGCTAAAGGTCATCCCCAAGTCTGGCAGCGGGCGCTGGCTTAACCGCATGCTGGTAGAGGGCAACGCCAAAATCCGCCCCATCAAACGCTGGCAACCCCCAGAGGGCATGGCCGACTGGGATGAAGGCCGGGCAGCACGGGAAACCAAGGATTGGATTGAATCCTACCTGACCCCCACCCTGCGTGTGCTCAATCGCGAGCACCGTCATGCCGTAGGGGTGGACGTTGGTCGGGTCTCAGACCTTACCATCATCTGGGTGGAGGAGCGCACCAGGGTACTGAAAACCGATGCCCGTATGGTCATCGAACTCTCCAAGGCACCCTTTAGTGTGCAACGCCAGATCATTAAACATATCGCCAACCATCTGCCCCAGTTTAGCGGTCTTGGTATTGATGGTCGCGGGCTCGGCATGCAGATAGCGGAGGAGCTAACCACCGCCTATGGGCAGACCCTGGTACACACGGTGCAGGCCACACGGGAGTGGTACCGCAACCATATGCCTCCGGTAAAGGCAGATCTGGAAGACCGCACCACCGTACTGCCCAGGGACGTTTCTATTATAGATGACTTCCTCAGTATCGTGCTGGTGGACAACATCCCCACCATCCCCAAAACCAAGACCAAAGATGCCAACAGCGGCGGCACCCGTCACGGTGATGCGGTGGTATCCAAGGCCCTGTGCCGCTACGCCTGGGCTCAAGAACTCCCCACCACCGATATGGGTCAGGCCAAGCCAGTCAACACCGCCCAGGGCTGGGGGGATGATAAGGCGTGGGACGATGATGAAGAGAGAGATTGGGTAACCCTATGA
- a CDS encoding phage protein Gp27 family protein has product MAPKSKVERLPQALRDRINQMIQEGGHTTQEILDYLGRMPESAQADLPSPSGMARYRQSAERALARMQRVSHAANEIMKKAAKDPKGDTAALVNSSVQNLLLMQANSLGDFVDQQVEKAEDGKVAHNPDVTKEALQLAKASKDVASSQKLTADRVLKIEQAAEERAKREAAEAVEDAAVAEGLSTQTVDAIKRKILGMG; this is encoded by the coding sequence ATGGCCCCAAAATCCAAAGTAGAGCGCCTGCCCCAAGCCCTGCGGGATCGCATCAACCAGATGATCCAGGAGGGTGGCCACACCACCCAAGAGATCCTGGATTATCTGGGCAGGATGCCGGAATCCGCCCAGGCCGATCTGCCCAGCCCCAGCGGCATGGCCCGTTATCGACAAAGCGCCGAGCGAGCCTTGGCCCGCATGCAGCGCGTCAGTCATGCGGCAAACGAGATTATGAAAAAAGCCGCCAAGGATCCCAAAGGGGACACCGCCGCCCTGGTTAACTCCAGCGTGCAGAATCTTTTACTCATGCAGGCCAACAGCCTGGGGGATTTTGTTGATCAGCAGGTGGAGAAAGCCGAGGATGGCAAGGTCGCCCACAATCCAGATGTCACCAAGGAGGCGCTGCAACTGGCCAAAGCCTCCAAGGATGTCGCCAGCAGCCAAAAGCTAACCGCAGATCGGGTTCTAAAGATCGAACAGGCCGCCGAAGAGCGGGCCAAACGCGAAGCCGCCGAGGCGGTGGAGGATGCTGCCGTCGCCGAAGGTCTGAGCACCCAGACCGTGGATGCCATCAAACGCAAAATCCTGGGTATGGGCTAA
- a CDS encoding VpaChn25_0724 family phage protein — protein MDLNTIEAAERHLFILRALADQNDYRASETVLQQGLAMIGQDLPQDELRESFVWLAQQGLVAHADLAGLWVLTATQMGVDTAAGRKRVEGVARPKPGI, from the coding sequence ATGGATCTTAACACCATCGAAGCCGCTGAACGCCACCTGTTTATCCTGCGAGCATTGGCCGACCAGAACGACTACCGCGCCAGCGAAACCGTCTTGCAACAGGGGCTGGCCATGATCGGCCAGGACCTGCCCCAGGATGAGTTGCGGGAGTCTTTTGTCTGGCTTGCGCAACAGGGGTTGGTGGCCCATGCGGACCTGGCCGGTCTGTGGGTGCTCACCGCCACCCAGATGGGGGTGGATACCGCCGCCGGTCGCAAACGTGTGGAGGGTGTGGCCCGCCCCAAACCGGGGATTTAA
- a CDS encoding glycoside hydrolase family 108 protein, with protein sequence MPEYNKAFQKAVNLILAHEGGYVNDPDDPGGETKFGISKRAYPNVDIAALTREDAVALYHRDYWQPIHGDDLPPLLAMAVFDAAVNQGVSRAAKLLQKSLRVTADGKIGPQTLAATKNHPPLDLLADYMSRRAKHYHKLACKNPSQAKYIRGWLKRLFITQGHILTQDV encoded by the coding sequence ATGCCCGAGTATAACAAAGCTTTTCAAAAAGCCGTGAATCTAATCCTGGCCCATGAGGGCGGCTATGTAAACGATCCCGACGATCCCGGTGGTGAGACCAAGTTTGGCATCTCCAAACGCGCCTACCCCAACGTCGATATCGCCGCCCTGACCCGTGAGGATGCGGTGGCCCTCTACCACCGCGACTACTGGCAGCCCATCCATGGGGATGATCTGCCGCCCCTGCTGGCCATGGCGGTCTTTGATGCTGCGGTGAATCAGGGGGTGAGCCGCGCCGCCAAGCTGCTACAAAAATCCCTGCGCGTAACCGCCGATGGCAAAATCGGCCCCCAGACCCTGGCCGCCACCAAAAACCACCCCCCTTTGGACCTATTGGCCGACTACATGAGCCGCCGGGCCAAGCACTACCACAAGCTGGCCTGTAAAAACCCCAGCCAAGCCAAGTATATCCGTGGCTGGCTCAAGCGCCTGTTTATCACCCAGGGCCACATCCTCACCCAGGATGTATAA
- a CDS encoding phage antirepressor N-terminal domain-containing protein, giving the protein MQDLITVPFLNHDLYIIDHQGEPCVPLRPIVEGMGLAWAGQYDKLKHNAGRWRVMLSITQLPGDTQKREVTCIPLRKLPAYLWSINPKNVKKELRSRLVEYQNRVDDLLWTAWNGTHTTTVTPPIHAATLAACQSALLKSNPVWSRIKAYVAKGLNNAEMGAILKLAPSTIRKHRREMERCGLIEPPADLLIWQQRSALTNLRPGAGGTP; this is encoded by the coding sequence ATGCAAGACCTCATCACAGTTCCATTTCTGAATCACGACCTCTATATCATCGACCACCAGGGTGAACCTTGTGTACCACTGCGACCTATCGTGGAAGGCATGGGGTTGGCATGGGCTGGACAATACGACAAGCTAAAGCATAACGCAGGTCGTTGGCGCGTTATGCTGAGCATAACGCAGCTACCCGGAGACACGCAAAAACGGGAGGTTACCTGTATCCCTCTGCGCAAGCTCCCTGCCTACCTCTGGTCCATCAATCCCAAGAATGTAAAGAAAGAGCTGCGCAGCCGTCTGGTGGAGTATCAAAACCGGGTGGATGATCTGCTCTGGACGGCCTGGAACGGCACCCACACCACCACGGTGACCCCGCCGATCCACGCGGCTACCCTGGCGGCCTGCCAATCCGCCCTGCTGAAATCCAACCCTGTCTGGAGTCGCATCAAGGCCTATGTGGCCAAGGGTCTGAACAATGCCGAGATGGGTGCCATACTCAAGCTGGCCCCCAGCACCATCCGCAAGCACCGCCGCGAGATGGAGCGCTGCGGCCTGATCGAGCCTCCAGCAGATCTACTAATCTGGCAACAACGCAGCGCCCTAACCAATCTACGCCCAGGAGCAGGAGGCACCCCATGA